In the genome of Candidatus Thorarchaeota archaeon, one region contains:
- a CDS encoding cation-efflux pump, producing the protein MTRPHRVDAMTGSLDRSDVVRAAALSVVAALGLTLMKLVVGVFSGSLGVLSEALHSGLDLIAAGVTFVAVKAAAKAPDEDHLYGHGKVESFAALAETIMLWVTSIWIIYEAIRRILFAELPEPTIWGVVVMSLSIVIDYERSRMLYRTAEKHGSQALEADALHFSTDMISSAVVLLGLGFVWLGFPIGDPLAALGVSIVIIYVSLNLGKRAYDELVDTAPEGMSEQVKQICLKTPGVIEVGRIRIRGSVTTMFVDVVVKVDDSEIVAHAHEIASQIENEVATLAQKVDVVVHIEPADAQVDDKDIYSIMQRIARTIPEIENLHNVLVHTTDDGIHVAAHLEMDDSLTLSEAHAVSESFERQIREKIEGLQSVTLHLESATEEEVGTDITEQVPDIVQAIHETLNSMEQVDHCREVMVNRDDKGITVLLTCCLTRDMTLLESHAIADLIEQCVMERLPQIRSVVVHLEPDSY; encoded by the coding sequence ATGACTCGTCCACATCGGGTGGACGCAATGACGGGGTCGTTAGATAGATCTGATGTGGTTAGGGCGGCAGCGCTCTCAGTAGTTGCAGCCTTGGGTCTCACGTTGATGAAGTTAGTAGTTGGTGTCTTTAGTGGTTCACTGGGAGTGTTGTCTGAAGCTCTCCACAGTGGACTCGATCTCATTGCTGCTGGTGTCACCTTCGTTGCTGTAAAGGCAGCGGCAAAGGCCCCTGACGAAGACCACCTGTACGGTCATGGAAAGGTGGAGAGTTTTGCTGCTCTGGCGGAGACCATCATGTTATGGGTCACATCCATCTGGATCATCTACGAGGCAATCCGTCGAATACTTTTTGCAGAGTTACCTGAACCGACCATTTGGGGGGTTGTGGTCATGTCTCTAAGTATTGTTATAGACTATGAGCGTAGCCGAATGCTCTACAGGACCGCCGAAAAACACGGCAGTCAGGCACTTGAGGCCGATGCTCTTCATTTCAGCACGGACATGATCAGCTCCGCGGTTGTTCTTCTTGGCTTGGGTTTCGTGTGGCTTGGCTTTCCCATCGGTGATCCCCTTGCCGCGTTGGGCGTGTCTATAGTCATCATCTACGTCTCTCTGAACCTGGGCAAGCGGGCTTATGATGAGCTCGTGGATACTGCGCCAGAGGGCATGAGTGAACAGGTCAAGCAGATCTGTCTTAAGACCCCGGGAGTCATCGAGGTTGGGCGGATTCGGATCCGCGGTTCTGTCACCACCATGTTTGTGGATGTAGTGGTGAAGGTTGATGATTCCGAGATCGTTGCACATGCTCACGAGATTGCATCACAGATCGAGAATGAGGTTGCTACGCTCGCACAAAAGGTGGATGTGGTTGTGCACATAGAACCTGCTGACGCACAGGTCGATGACAAGGACATCTACTCGATTATGCAGCGAATCGCTCGTACAATTCCCGAGATTGAGAATTTGCACAACGTTCTTGTTCACACTACCGATGACGGAATCCATGTTGCTGCGCATCTTGAGATGGATGACTCTCTGACTCTTTCAGAGGCCCATGCAGTATCCGAGTCTTTTGAACGCCAAATCCGAGAGAAGATAGAAGGCCTTCAATCAGTCACACTCCATCTCGAGTCTGCAACAGAGGAAGAGGTCGGAACGGATATCACAGAGCAGGTGCCTGATATTGTTCAGGCAATCCATGAGACCCTTAATTCCATGGAGCAGGTAGACCATTGTCGAGAGGTCATGGTCAATCGAGATGACAAAGGGATCACAGTGTTACTAACGTGTTGTCTAACTCGTGATATGACGCTCTTAGAGAGCCATGCTATCGCAGACCTTATCGAACAGTGTGTTATGGAACGGCTCCCTCAGATCCGCAGTGTAGTAGTTCATCTCGAACCCGATTCTTATTAA
- a CDS encoding helix-turn-helix domain-containing protein — translation MISSVTLREKIVQLALKRSVSEAAVIHSIARSTIYRWLQVYSAHGRVGLVPRSTSPLRPRTVLHQHLIRKILAL, via the coding sequence ATGATATCTTCGGTGACTCTCAGGGAAAAGATTGTGCAGCTTGCACTTAAGAGGTCTGTCTCTGAGGCGGCGGTGATCCACTCGATTGCTCGTTCCACCATCTATCGCTGGCTCCAGGTCTACTCTGCTCATGGTCGTGTTGGCCTCGTACCTCGCTCCACCTCCCCTCTCAGACCCCGGACTGTGCTTCATCAACACCTCATTCGCAAGATTCTCGCGCTTC
- a CDS encoding HAMP domain-containing histidine kinase encodes MQQVAFVSPSFVVAIIVVILFLLIVSATFLTYQYDKRMKLWGIGWLIMVLLTAPSIVYPSSTIDILDILAIIGIIVGSTLMLNGSIQASKLFAWWVYGLAIISSLVYDILILVLVVPTQVAYIAPEFYAGITGLVFIRVFREHYQDKGFFRVFLSIGALGWAVTSLGVSVVVILPHNMLLIYLSVQSVALTMIGLGIYGLAIQLSHSILERQNNFALLLASVVHHDIRNYIQLILQALELAQEGGPKKQEWLTVATQVTTKVTDFLTEVRKVTSEIARYERIEKVVNLTDIIHSVTELIETVYESKNIEIVEDLEQSLMVYSNDLVHQIIYNIIDNAIKHGSSFLGIKSKSESKHIVLTIEDRAGGLPQSLIDYINRPGKLSKAPGGGLGLILIKGLASLCLVTVHTENVIENEQPVGCKYELVFNKAYSNNT; translated from the coding sequence ATGCAACAGGTCGCCTTTGTCAGTCCCTCATTTGTAGTGGCAATAATTGTTGTTATATTGTTCTTGCTGATCGTGTCTGCAACATTTCTCACATATCAATATGACAAGAGGATGAAGCTCTGGGGAATCGGCTGGCTGATCATGGTTCTCCTCACTGCCCCGAGCATCGTCTATCCTTCCTCAACGATAGATATCCTTGATATATTAGCAATCATAGGAATCATAGTAGGCTCCACATTAATGCTCAATGGAAGCATTCAGGCCTCGAAGCTGTTCGCATGGTGGGTATATGGCCTTGCGATAATTAGCTCGTTAGTATATGACATTCTGATCTTGGTCCTTGTCGTTCCCACACAGGTAGCATACATCGCACCCGAATTCTATGCGGGAATCACAGGACTTGTGTTCATCCGTGTCTTCAGAGAACACTATCAAGACAAGGGCTTTTTCAGAGTATTTCTCTCAATTGGCGCATTAGGCTGGGCAGTGACCTCATTGGGGGTTTCAGTGGTCGTCATACTTCCACACAATATGCTCCTGATCTATCTTAGTGTCCAATCAGTAGCCCTCACAATGATCGGATTGGGAATCTATGGTCTGGCAATACAGCTCTCACATAGTATTTTAGAACGCCAAAACAACTTCGCACTTCTCTTGGCAAGCGTCGTCCATCATGATATCCGCAATTACATCCAGCTCATCTTGCAGGCTTTGGAGCTGGCACAAGAGGGAGGCCCGAAAAAACAAGAATGGTTGACGGTAGCCACTCAGGTCACAACAAAGGTCACAGACTTCCTCACTGAGGTCCGAAAGGTCACAAGTGAGATCGCAAGATACGAGAGAATCGAAAAAGTGGTCAACCTCACAGATATTATCCACTCGGTCACCGAACTGATAGAAACTGTATACGAGTCCAAGAACATCGAGATAGTCGAGGATCTCGAACAGTCATTAATGGTCTACTCAAATGATCTGGTCCACCAGATAATATACAACATAATCGACAACGCGATCAAGCATGGTTCATCATTCTTGGGGATCAAGAGCAAGAGTGAAAGTAAACATATCGTGCTAACTATAGAAGACAGGGCGGGAGGCCTGCCACAGTCGCTCATTGATTATATAAACAGACCCGGCAAACTCTCGAAGGCTCCCGGTGGAGGTCTCGGGCTGATCCTGATCAAAGGACTGGCATCACTGTGCCTAGTCACGGTTCATACAGAGAATGTTATCGAGAATGAACAACCTGTGGGTTGTAAATATGAATTAGTATTTAATAAAGCGTACTCTAATAATACGTGA